The Oncorhynchus nerka isolate Pitt River linkage group LG12, Oner_Uvic_2.0, whole genome shotgun sequence genome includes a region encoding these proteins:
- the LOC135574367 gene encoding octapeptide-repeat protein T2-like, whose amino-acid sequence ERETERERQRQRERQRERDREREREQRQRERERDRERERDRERERERERRERQRERQRERDRDRERERERERDRDRERERERERQRERERERERDRERRERDRERERERERERQRERERESRDRDRERDRERERDRERERDRDRERERGDRERERERDRERERERERERQRERERERERERERERDRERERETERERERERERERDRDRERERETERERERERDRDRERERDRDRERERETERERRERERERDRDRERERERERERQRERDRERERQRQRERERERETETERERDRERERERERERDRERERERDRDRERGDRERERERERERERDRDRERETESRERERERERDRDRERDRERER is encoded by the exons gagagagagacagagagagagagacagagacagagagagagacagagagagagagacagagagagagagagagagcagagacagagagagagagagagagacagagagagagagagagacagagagagagagagagagagagagagacgagagagacagagagagagacagagagagagagacagagacagagagagagagagagagagagagagagacagagacagagagagagagagagagagagagagacagagagagagagagagagagagagagagagacagagagag gagagagagagacagagagagagagagagagagagagagagagagacagagagagagagagagagagagcagagacagagacagagagagagacagagagagagagagagacagagagagagagagagacagagacagagagagagagagag gagacagagagagagagagagagagagacagagagagagagagagagagagagagagagagacagagagagagagagagagagagagagagagagagagagagagagagagacagagagagagagagagagacagagagagagagagagagagagagagagagagagagagacagagacagagagagagagagagagacagagagagagagagagagagagagagacagagacagagagagagagagagacagagacagagagagagagagagagacagagagagagagaagagagagagagagagagagagacagagacagagagagagagagagagagagagagagagagacagagagagagagacagagagagagagagacagagacagagagagagagagagagagagagagacagagacagagagagagagagacagagagagagagagagagagagagagagagagagacagagagagagagagagagagagacagagacagagagagag gagacagagagagagagagagagagagagagagagagagagagagacagagacagagagagagagacagagagcagagagagagagagagagagagagagagacagagacagagagagagacagagagagagagaga